The DNA window CAGTAATAAACCAAACGAAAAAACGATGATACTGATATagattgatattgatttttcaACATAGCTTGTTAtgctttatgtttatatacatatTGTGCTGTGTTACACGTTGACTATACTGTAACTGTTCTTACCAAACACACATTAGTCAGCACAGTAATCACAAATCAGTTGCTGTTGCTGTCAAGCTTATGTCCTCTGAGCTTACATTGTTATGCTCCGAATCTGCTTCTGAATGATCTGATTCATCAAGTggctgggaaaaaaaaaatctatcctCATCATCAGTTTCTTCAGACACATCTTTATTTTCAGAGTTACTGTCATCAAAACCCTCCAATATCAAAGAAAGGGAAGTGCTGTGGCATCTTGTCACTGGGACGGTAAAGCTATTAATCAAACTTCTTCGTTCTTGTTGCTGTTTAGTAGCAGTGACACGACAGTGCCACCATGAAGCCAACACAACATCACCCGCTTTTACACTCAGTGTCCAGCagtaaatcctcccttcatgaaggttataatgttcagtttcttGTTAAAACTGGTTTAGAGAGGcattgattcaactttatgataatttttgaggctgtagtttgtggtcgtttgtagtcgttttgtgtgtctttcagtTTGGTGTCTTGCTCCTTACGGGGGGTCAACCTGTGTCCAGGGGCCTGTTGTCTCATAATCCGTCCATGTTTGTAGGCTATTTGGAGTTACAAATGGCAGctatattttgatattatttcCTGTTAGAATATacaatgttgtttatttgtcacaGAATAAACAGTGTAAATATTATCAATACAGTTCATTATTGCCAAGAACCAGGGCTTTAAATTTGAGTCATAACACACTTTTAGTCATTTTACAAATGCGTTTCTTTAAAACTGTGCCCAGTCTGCCCCCTTCATTCAAAAGTTTCTGAACTAGCCCCTGATTAGTGAACATCTCACTGTCTCTTTAAtacaatatgttttttaatatttaacaaatgGTAAAGGATCGTCTTATCGTCTTCAGATATTCCCACTGCTTTAGCTAATTTTAAATTCATATCTCACATTTAGTGGATGTCTGTTGCATTTTAAAAGGGACAGTCACCTTAAAACtaaatgtttgttattaaaTCACTCATAACTACAAAGTTTCTCATTTACTCGCCGCACCTGTGTCCTGTTCTCAGCCTGTCTGACATTAGAAACTGTTTTAAACCCCACTTTTCAAGCTACTGTTGCATTTCTCACTCAGTCAGCCCACATAtacaagcacatgcacacaaacacaccctcacacaACCACATGTAACATGACCACAGGTGCACTGACTTGCTCTCTGACTCAGATCAGAGGGAAATCAGTCCACtgagcgcgtgtgtgtgtgctgatctCTCGTTTTGGCTATTTCATTATGCCAGTAGTGAGGATTACTGTGCAGATTGCATCCCTGTCCTCGCCCTGACAAATGCACCACGCCTCTGTGAATCTCTGTGTGGGTGACCTTCCTGTCCCTAATTCCACCAACAtcccttttcatctttttaaatatatggATTAACTTCAATCACAGCAACCAGTGAGGATGAATATTATTCTCCCAGTAAGACGCACTGAGGATGAACTTGTTTTATATAAACTTATTGATtcttatacaaaaaaaaaaaatcaagtttgaTGCATTGATAGATGATACATTTGAATTAAGAGGTCATTTGAGTTTTGTCAGTTTCAGCTAGGCTACAGATTTTGCTTTTGAAATCTGCTCATTTGATTACTTGTGGTTCAGGTTAATGCTTAAAGTTAAGCCAATGCCACATGGGTGTATCTCTAGTTAGCACACGAATGatagaaaaatgttttaataagtaaagaaaaaaaattgcccCTTTGTGCAACTGCCCTCAGTAACCATTAAAAGGTGATACATACTTTATTTCACTGCAGGGGAACAGAAAGGGTTGTGAAGGAACTGATGTCAATAACTGTAGAAAAGagtacacatttacacataagACTATACATATTCAACCAAAGAGCAGTAAGAATGAATAAATTAGAGTATAAATGTAGTCTATTCATATTGATATGCATATATGAGCACTTTGATATTCTGTCACCATTCTAATCAGTATTATTCACAGCTAAATACAATTCACATTGTGTATTAGAATATAAATTGAAGTTGTAATTGGTTAGGCATAGGAGACAATAGATATAGATTATCCCACTAAATATTTGGAATAAGACATTTTTTGCAATTATGTCTTCCTtaaatgcatatacagtatattatagaGACATAGAGTATTTTACAGTTTGAGTTACAGGCCCCCTCCACTTTAAAATCCTTCATGGGGTTATTTTAATGCCTTTAACACATTTTGCCAAAAAGTTTAGCTACCATGTTTCAGTGTCAGAAATAACATGATGTATCTGACACTGATATTTCATCACTTGCTGCATCCCAATTCAGTTCAGGGgctgagacaaagagaaaggaaagaaaaagagaagccACATTTCTAAAATGTGACAGCCTAGTTGAACCATTATGATGTATTAAGACTTTGAAGGGTAATTCATGCCTGAATTAAGATGCAGCATGTAAATATTTGACAGTAGTCTGCTAATTTTTGCATGaataatattttcattcagAGTGAGCTCCCCTTTTAACTTGAATTGACTGAAGCTGAAGCCTCTCCGTTCCAGCCAGATGTTGACAAACTCAGCTTCTGCACATCAGCAGGGCAGTTACGAGGCCCATCAAGATGGTGAAGGGCACCAGGAGGAGACCCACATACAGGAACCACGGTTCTGGAAACCCCACCACATGCTCTGAGAAACACAAAACCACTGATATGAAGCATAATCCTAATATTAAATCACACATTAATGCAGTGTTGGATTTATTGTTATCCTTTCTCCTGTAAAAGCAAATTGAAACTAAAGGGAAAGtttacccaaattacaaaaaaagataagaaatgaaaaagacaatGCAAATTCTGTCACCCCAGTAgcatcattaaaacaaaacatgaaacatttttccTAAACAACATAAGCAGCAGAAAGTGAGCGCTTGCTGCTGTTTAGGAGACTTACCGGAGACAGTTATTGAAAGTGTTACTGAAACGTTTTCAGGCTCTTCACCTTCTTCAGCTGCTGAGGAGAAAACATTTACATCAAACGAGTCTTCACTTTAATGTTGATATATTGCATGATTTCTAGGCAAAGAAGCATTTTAAACTATAAACTgcctagtgcagctttaaagtaatATTCACTGATATTTTCCTGCTTAAAGCTTTTCTAGTTTCTCTTTAGGCCAATGATGGGGAGACGAGCTTTTATTCAGATATGGGAATATGTTCAGACAGGGTGTTTTGTTGGGAATAGATAACTGTTGATGTTGAAGATTGTGTTTAAAcctgcaggacatgtatgacaCAACAGGCCGAACATTTGCTATAACAGGGTAAAGAGCATTTCCAACCACACTATTTATGgtagcatttgtgttttttgtaatcTGCAGTACAGCTAAAGGTTCGTATATTGATGAGCAACTTTAAAGAGCACCCAGTTTTTGGTCTTGAGGACAGAATTCCTTGATTTTCTCTGGTAAAAGCAAAAACTACTGTTGCAATGAAAACTGTAGACTAGAATCAATTGAtaataaagtgactgtacatTATGACTCAAAAGAAAGGACTTAGTATTAAAGGATGGGCTCACATTTTTcccaagtctgtcttaaaacaatccTCACATGCCcacatgaacattgaaacactttttgctttctgtaatccttcctcctgttcatactggccattaaaagatccctttCTAACATGCTTCTAATGTGAGTGATGGGGGAGAAAATCCACAGATCTCATTCCATGCAAAAAATATATtgcaaagtttatctgaagttaatatgaagcttcagcagtcaAGTCAaatgggtatcttccaaagttacagtgttTTTAGCATGAAATGTCCTCTTTTGTTTccctggacagtgtttccttcATGAAAGGaatttcatattaaaaagtCTGTAattttggaagatacccacttgatttgattaactGAATATTGAACTTCAACAAAATTTTGCAATATGTTTTTGCATGGAACAAAGACTCTGGGTTTCACTTACTATTAGATAGTGATGTATCAATCTTAACAAGAAGCAGCAGATAAATGGTGGTTTGTTTTGAATAAGTAGAGAAAGAACTTGGTAGATAATGTGTGCGTTACTGATCAAAGATAAGAGTGCCACCTTCAAAAACCTTCTTAAGAAGTCAAATCGACAGGTGATTGCTGGAAAGAACAGTACAGACGAAATGCAGCAtagcttttctttcttattaCTCCTAGTTTAAGATGAAACTTTTCTGTTCTTAATTGGCAAAAACTAAGGAGTGCAGAGCAGCAAGTGTGCAATGTGTATGGATGAACACTAGATGAGATCAGGAGGGAGATTATTACCAGGTGGATGGTAGTGGAAGATGCTTTTTGTTATTAGATCTTTGTCCAGGTGCAGCTGACACTCATATTTCCCTCCACTCCTCAGAGAAACGGCCTCAGAGAGTGTGACATATGGCAGAGCTGTGACAGCATCTCCTGGAGCAGAGTCAACAGTTTGGAGTTTGCATCCATCAtgaaaaatggacaaaacaaaTCCAGGATCCAGGGTCACGTTTACTTGACACCAAAGCAGAGAGTCATTGTGACTGGTGAGGTTAAAGATCATGGTGTCTGAAAAGATATGCAGACAGATACACAGCATGAGAAAGCAtattcagaaacacaaacatttgtatTGCACGTTTTGTCTATTTTCATGAAATTCTTCCCTAACCTCTAAACTTGTCACTGCACAGTGTGGCATTTCACTTAATTTACCACAACTACCACGAAGACCTGTGTTCGTACTTACATGCATATGAGAAACCTGGATATCGatatagatattttttttgccttcaAAAATGATCTTATGGCAAGAAATTGGAGAAACCTTTTACATGTTCTGCAATCACCTTTTTAATACTTGTTTACATGCAGTTTGTTAGCAATCAGATTTCTTCTCTTTGGTTACCACAGTTTGGAGGCTGGCTTATTTGAACTGTATTAGTGATATATAAATAGAGTTTCTTTCTTATTGGCACAGTTCGAAAACAGGCAAGTAACTGATATATTTGgacttatttatttcagtttaagaTTTGCTAGGactttcatttgaattattttacacacaaatataagtAATCTTTTCTGTGTTATTTTCCTCATTTGAAGACTTTGTCCTGCATATGAGCTCCTCTTAGAAAAACATGGTTAAGCATATGCATGGCCAAGATAAATCAGGTTTGACCTCTGTTTACTGGGTTTCCTGACACAGAAAACCAAAATCAGGTTACTGCAGAAATCTGACAATGACCTGTAATACCTCCTCATCCCAGACTGGACCACAAACACTCAATCACACAAACTCAATCCTAATTCTATGCTCAACCCTAAAATCCTAAAAGCACTAATTTTGAATTTAACTCTCACCAAAACTGTAGATTAAATAATCCTAATCTTTAATCCTAAATATAAGTACTAAACTTGGCCTTTGCTTAGCCATAACTCTTACCTCAGGGTGAGACATTAACTTGACTATAGTGCACATCCacgctagtggctctgtgatgTACAGCGgggctttgagctaaaagctACATGCTGATATTTATCAGGTATAgttgaccatgttcaccagctgagatatttcagtctggaccaaagcggtggaccaAAATTACCATCCCTAGGTCCATCCCGCTAATGTGGCCAAAAAgtctaaaataaacaaaaaatgtcccTAAAATTCAAATGTGACAGTGACAATTGTCACATTGTGATTTTTCAAATATGTCTTCGTGTAGGTGCTAGAGGAGCACAAGGATTGTCAATTTCCTTTAACATCAAACCAGAGTTCCATGTTACATTGTAATACAGGtacattttagttaattttctaaataaatgcataaatgatTTTCTTAATCATCCTGACAAACCAAAACTTTGTTCCAGTTCTGTCTTGAACTTGAGCCACACCCTACAGAAGCCTGAGATGAACATCTATGTTAAGACTGGTAATATTTCCTCATGTCTTTTTCTCCCTGTGAGGACATTTGGTCCCCCCTTTACAGCAATACGTTGGAAATGAAAAATCtaaggggtgcacggtggcagagcggctaaagctcctgcctcccaataaggagatcgtgggttcgattcccggaccagaccaacatcacacaatctctctgggtggagtctgcatgtcctcctccccgtgttaccgtgggttctctccgggttctctggcttcctcccaccgtgcatgtgtaggttaattgataactctaaattgcccgtattgaatgaatgtgagagtgaatggttgtctgtccttgtctgtgtctgtgttagccctgcgacgagttggccactgtccagggtgtaccctgcctaaggcccaaagtcactgggataggctccagtcacccgcgacccctaacgggactaagcggtagaaaatggatggatggatgaaaaatcTAAAACCTTGTATTTACCATAAACCATCAGGAGagtttcatttcctttcctcctgAAACGGTCATTCTCTGTGATGATGGAGAGTCTGCACAGGTACTTTCCGCTGTCGGCCCACTGGACATTCTTGAGGAGTATGGACTTGTTAAAAGAGTTTGCATTATTGTCCAGAAGGTCTACGCGTCCCTCATATTTCTCAGAGGGGATCCACAGTCTGCTATTCGCAGTGTTCTGTGTTAAGTACATCCAATACAGAACCGGTGGGGTCAACATTGTCTCGTTGTGGAAAATCGTGCATGGCATAACAACATCATGACCCAGAGCAGTGGTAAGCACAGGAGGCTGGTGGACTGTGACCAGGGAGCAAGCACCTGAAAAACATCCATGGAAATATGACAGTGACAGAATGTTGGGTAACCAAAAATAATTTCCTGTCAAAAGTAACCATCACCGTATCTTTTACAAAAATGCTCAACCgcttgtgttttattaaaattatgttATGATGATTGTGAATATAGCTACAGGCAGCAACTGACAAGGTGTAAGCAAAGACCGCGGTCTTGGTCTCTTTGGTGGTTTATGGTTTTTACTGGGACATTTGATAAACCAATTTTCAGCTCAACCCAGAAACCTATTCTGAATTTATAATCATGTGAAAGCTGCAGTGCCACTTACATTCTACATTTCAGATTACTGAAAAATACTGTTCTATCTGTTGAGCACTTGAGCACCTTAAATTCACAGGTAGGACAAACCATgccccaaaacaacaaactgtagAAAAATATTGATGTAACATCTGTGACTTCAGCCATAGATTTCTGAAAGgatgttttatagactgaaGTTTGGGGTCCTACCATCTTTGCAGTTACTGgacccaaaaaacaaaaatccaaattTAGACAAAGAGATGCACAGCTCAGGTGGAGCTGAAATGCAGCAAGAAACTGCATGCTACCAAACTTGAACAAACTTTCTCTtcataaataatatgtaaaaaatCGAGAAGAAGTGAAATCAGACTTTTTAAAGGAATTAGTTATACTACTGTAAATTGGCTTCCGCTTCCCAAAACACTGGTCTATGGCAGCCAAGAATTTACCGATAACCTGTCAAGTAAAAGTTGTCACATGACAAGttcttaattttttattatgttaGCCCAGAGTTGCTGCATGATCTTGGAAGATTTGCaaacatgctaaaaaaaaacctttttaaaataagacaaaactTCTGAGGATAAAAGAATGATTCAAAGAGAATGTGAAGGCCTAATGCTATTATTGCTATTATATGCTAATTATTACATGcagtaataataagaaaatgatCTGGGGCGTTCTGATAGCAAAATGGTTAAGGCATACAACACATAACCCTTCGATGCATAACTCTCTCTTTATCCCTTGTTTCATGTCTGCCTTTACACTATTTCTTATGCAGTAagggcaaaaatgccaaacaatgATGTTCTAGATATTAGTATTACCccaaaatccatccatccatccattttctaccgcttagTCCCGtcaggggtcgcgggtgactggagcctatcccagtgactttgggccttaggcagggtacaccctggacagtggccaactcgtcgcagggctaacacagacacagacaaggacagacaaccattcactctcacattcattcaatacgggcaatttagagttatcaattaacctacacatgcatgtctttggacggtgggaggaagccggagaacccggagagaacccacggtaacacggggaggacatgcagactccacccagagagattgtgtgatgttggtctggtccgggaatcgatcccacgaacccacaatctccttattgggaggcaggagctttagccgctctgccaccgtgcaccccaaaAAGGTAATTTGCTTCACAAACATTTCGTTAAGATATGTCTCAGTCCACTAACATAAAATGGAGAACTAAAACAAGTTGAGCAACTAAAGATCAGTTGTCAGTCAGAGACAATTCTCGTTGTCattatatatatgaaaaatactaattatgataataataataataaactttatttagagagcacttatcaaaacaaagtacaaagtgcttcacagagagagaaatacaattCCACAGTGAGAGataacacacataaaaaccaataa is part of the Siniperca chuatsi isolate FFG_IHB_CAS linkage group LG9, ASM2008510v1, whole genome shotgun sequence genome and encodes:
- the LOC122881741 gene encoding uncharacterized protein LOC122881741 isoform X3, with product MLKIILSEMHHSLKVTKWGWIQWPFLYFMVPGACSLVTVHQPPVLTTALGHDVVMPCTIFHNETMLTPPVLYWMYLTQNTANSRLWIPSEKYEGRVDLLDNNANSFNKSILLKNVQWADSGKYLCRLSIITENDRFRRKGNETLLMVYDTMIFNLTSHNDSLLWCQVNVTLDPGFVLSIFHDGCKLQTVDSAPGDAVTALPYVTLSEAVSLRSGGKYECQLHLDKDLITKSIFHYHPPEHVVGFPEPWFLYVGLLLVPFTILMGLVTALLMCRS
- the LOC122881741 gene encoding uncharacterized protein LOC122881741 isoform X1, which gives rise to MLKIILSEMHHSLKVTKWGWIQWPFLYFMVPGACSLVTVHQPPVLTTALGHDVVMPCTIFHNETMLTPPVLYWMYLTQNTANSRLWIPSEKYEGRVDLLDNNANSFNKSILLKNVQWADSGKYLCRLSIITENDRFRRKGNETLLMVYDTMIFNLTSHNDSLLWCQVNVTLDPGFVLSIFHDGCKLQTVDSAPGDAVTALPYVTLSEAVSLRSGGKYECQLHLDKDLITKSIFHYHPPAAEEGEEPENVSVTLSITVSEHVVGFPEPWFLYVGLLLVPFTILMGLVTALLMCRS
- the LOC122881741 gene encoding uncharacterized protein LOC122881741 isoform X2: MLKIILSEMHHSLKVTKWGWIQWPFLYFMVPGACSLVTVHQPPVLTTALGHDVVMPCTIFHNETMLTPPVLYWMYLTQNTANSRLWIPSEKYEGRVDLLDNNANSFNKSILLKNVQWADSGKYLCRLSIITENDRFRRKGNETLLMVYDTMIFNLTSHNDSLLWCQVNVTLDPGFVLSIFHDGCKLQTVDSAPGDAVTALPYVTLSEAVSLRSGGKYECQLHLDKDLITKSIFHYHPPAEEGEEPENVSVTLSITVSEHVVGFPEPWFLYVGLLLVPFTILMGLVTALLMCRS